One region of Burkholderia pyrrocinia genomic DNA includes:
- a CDS encoding alpha/beta fold hydrolase, with protein sequence MPAHTIQGSTLHYQDHGTGFPVLLGHSYLWDAAMWAPQIDALSRKYRVIVPDLWGHGASGPVPEGTQTLDDLAAHASALLDALEIEQCAVVGLSVGGMWGARLALREPQRVRSLVLMDASLEAEPDATRLRYFGMLDAIAAAGRIAPPLLDAIVPLFFRPDVNPADPVPTAFRDALASLPADRLRQSIVPLGRLIFGRPDTLSALAGLDAERTLLMCGAGDMARPPSETVKMASVIGCAHALVPDAGHISNLENPAFVTRALLDWLEGQRLSSN encoded by the coding sequence ATGCCCGCACACACCATTCAAGGCAGTACCCTGCATTACCAGGACCACGGCACCGGATTTCCGGTGCTGCTCGGGCACAGCTATCTGTGGGACGCGGCGATGTGGGCGCCGCAGATCGACGCGCTGTCGCGCAAGTATCGCGTGATCGTGCCGGACCTGTGGGGGCACGGCGCATCGGGCCCGGTGCCGGAAGGCACGCAGACGCTCGACGATCTCGCCGCGCACGCGAGTGCGCTGCTCGACGCGCTGGAGATCGAACAGTGCGCGGTCGTCGGGCTCAGCGTCGGCGGCATGTGGGGCGCGCGGCTCGCGTTGCGCGAACCGCAGCGCGTGCGCTCGCTCGTGCTGATGGATGCGTCGCTGGAGGCCGAGCCCGACGCGACGCGCCTGCGCTACTTCGGGATGCTCGATGCGATCGCCGCCGCGGGCCGCATCGCGCCGCCGCTGCTCGATGCGATCGTGCCGCTGTTCTTCCGGCCGGACGTGAATCCGGCGGACCCGGTGCCGACCGCGTTTCGCGACGCGCTGGCGAGCCTGCCCGCCGACCGGCTGCGGCAATCGATCGTCCCGCTCGGCCGCTTGATTTTCGGCCGGCCCGACACGCTGTCGGCGCTCGCCGGCCTGGACGCCGAGCGCACGCTGCTGATGTGCGGCGCGGGCGACATGGCGCGCCCGCCGTCGGAAACCGTGAAGATGGCGAGCGTGATCGGCTGCGCGCATGCGCTGGTGCCGGACGCCGGCCACATCTCGAATCTGGAAAATCCTGCGTTCGTCACGCGCGCGCTGCTCGACTGGCTCGAAGGGCAGCGGTTGTCGTCGAACTGA
- a CDS encoding DUF4148 domain-containing protein produces the protein MKLVAAFVVATLSLPFGTQAFAQSTQAPLTHAAVRQQLIDAEADGLLPSNRNDYPPSHAEIARNRQIYATQHHDATPIATASAGN, from the coding sequence ATGAAACTCGTCGCCGCTTTCGTCGTTGCCACGCTGAGCCTGCCGTTCGGCACGCAGGCCTTCGCCCAGTCCACGCAGGCGCCGCTCACGCACGCCGCAGTGCGCCAGCAACTGATCGATGCCGAAGCCGACGGCCTGCTGCCGTCGAACCGGAACGACTATCCGCCGTCGCACGCGGAGATCGCGCGAAATCGCCAGATTTACGCGACCCAGCATCACGACGCGACGCCGATCGCGACGGCGTCGGCCGGAAATTGA
- a CDS encoding heavy metal response regulator transcription factor → MRILIVEDEPKTGAYLKKGLEESGFSVDLAKDGGEGLTLAQEESYDVIVLDVMLPVLDGWSVLKRLRDTHATPVLFLTARDDVQDRVHGLELGADDYLVKPFAFVELLARIRTLARRGPPRETERISVGDLEIDVVRRRVKRGTVRIDLTPREFSLLQLLARRQGEVLSRTQIASYVWDMNFDSDTNVVEVAIRRLRAKIDDDFAIKLIHTVRGVGYVLEPKDAA, encoded by the coding sequence ATGCGCATCCTGATAGTCGAAGACGAACCGAAGACCGGCGCGTACCTGAAGAAAGGGCTCGAGGAATCCGGCTTCAGCGTCGATCTCGCGAAGGACGGCGGCGAGGGCCTGACGCTCGCGCAGGAAGAAAGCTACGACGTGATCGTGCTCGACGTGATGCTGCCCGTGCTCGACGGCTGGAGCGTGCTGAAGCGGCTGCGCGACACGCACGCGACGCCCGTGCTGTTCCTGACCGCGCGCGACGACGTGCAGGACCGCGTGCACGGGCTCGAACTCGGCGCGGACGACTACCTCGTGAAGCCGTTCGCGTTCGTCGAGCTGCTCGCGCGCATCCGCACGCTCGCGCGCCGCGGGCCGCCGCGCGAGACGGAGCGCATTTCGGTGGGCGACCTGGAGATCGACGTCGTGCGCCGCCGCGTGAAGCGCGGCACGGTGCGGATCGACCTGACGCCGCGCGAATTCTCGCTGCTGCAACTGCTCGCGCGCAGGCAGGGCGAAGTGCTGAGCCGCACGCAGATCGCGTCGTACGTGTGGGACATGAATTTCGACAGCGATACCAACGTCGTCGAGGTCGCGATCCGGCGGCTGCGCGCGAAGATCGACGACGATTTCGCGATCAAGCTGATCCATACGGTGCGCGGCGTCGGTTACGTGCTCGAACCGAAGGACGCCGCATGA
- a CDS encoding heavy metal sensor histidine kinase — protein sequence MTLGRSLGATLALAFGATMLAVFALVGAYVYTGLERQVSTQDDLDIVLAARHTRRLAGELDSLDAVRAHADRLTSQVLGNEALSMAVVDGQGNVLARHNVERTEFEDLPGTAAGASSPTLPALRTLPDAELFPPHATPVPANERITADRIATWTADGGTPVRGVVAEAALRDRTKIRIAIARNMSDRAELLDGYRDKLKIAGGLGALFAMLLSYWLIRKALAPLREIVANTGRITVDKLDTRLDASRAPRELTALVDAQNAMLGRLQQAFGHLSQFSADLAHDLRTPLNNMRGATEVALARPRSADEYQALLESNLEEYDRLARMIENVLFLARAEHPGFVTRQRAFDVHDELERIAGYFEGLADEAGSTLRVDGHGRLTADLELFRRAVSNLLANALRYTPAGGVIVLRVDETADAVYVVVSNPGEPIDPALLPRIFDRFVRGDPARSGGVPGGTAGLGLAIVRSVMELHGGTARVESDAAGTRFILTFVKTPTA from the coding sequence ATGACGCTCGGCCGCTCGCTCGGCGCGACGCTCGCGCTCGCGTTCGGCGCGACCATGCTCGCCGTCTTTGCGCTCGTCGGCGCGTACGTGTACACCGGCCTCGAGCGGCAGGTGAGCACGCAGGACGACCTCGACATCGTGCTCGCCGCGCGGCATACGCGCCGGCTGGCGGGCGAACTCGATTCGCTCGACGCGGTGCGCGCGCATGCGGACCGGCTGACGAGCCAGGTGCTCGGCAACGAGGCGCTGTCGATGGCCGTCGTCGACGGGCAGGGCAACGTGCTCGCGCGCCACAACGTCGAGCGGACCGAATTCGAGGATCTGCCCGGAACGGCCGCCGGTGCATCGTCGCCCACGCTGCCTGCGCTGCGTACGTTACCCGACGCCGAACTGTTTCCGCCGCACGCGACGCCGGTGCCCGCGAACGAACGGATTACCGCCGACCGGATCGCGACGTGGACCGCCGACGGCGGCACGCCCGTGCGCGGCGTCGTCGCCGAGGCCGCGTTGCGCGACCGCACGAAGATCCGGATCGCGATCGCGCGCAACATGAGCGATCGCGCCGAACTGCTCGACGGCTACCGCGACAAGCTGAAGATCGCCGGCGGCCTGGGCGCGCTGTTCGCGATGCTGCTCAGCTACTGGCTGATCCGCAAGGCGCTCGCGCCGCTGCGCGAGATCGTCGCGAACACGGGCCGGATCACCGTCGACAAGCTCGATACGCGGCTCGATGCATCGCGCGCGCCGCGCGAGCTGACGGCGCTGGTCGACGCGCAGAATGCGATGCTCGGCCGCCTGCAGCAGGCGTTCGGGCACCTGTCGCAATTCAGCGCGGATCTCGCGCACGACCTGCGCACGCCGCTGAACAACATGCGCGGCGCGACCGAGGTGGCATTGGCGCGGCCGCGTTCCGCCGACGAATACCAGGCGCTGCTCGAATCGAATCTCGAGGAATACGACCGTCTCGCGCGGATGATCGAGAACGTGCTGTTTCTCGCGCGCGCCGAGCATCCCGGCTTCGTCACGCGGCAGCGCGCATTCGACGTGCACGACGAACTGGAGCGCATCGCCGGTTATTTCGAAGGGCTCGCCGACGAAGCCGGTTCGACGCTGCGCGTGGACGGGCACGGCCGGCTGACCGCCGATCTCGAACTGTTCCGCCGCGCGGTCAGCAACCTGCTCGCGAACGCGCTGCGCTATACGCCGGCGGGCGGCGTGATCGTGCTGCGCGTCGACGAAACGGCGGACGCGGTGTACGTGGTCGTGTCGAACCCGGGCGAACCGATCGATCCCGCGCTGCTGCCGCGCATCTTCGACCGCTTCGTGCGCGGCGACCCCGCGCGCAGCGGCGGCGTGCCGGGCGGCACGGCCGGGCTCGGCCTCGCGATCGTGCGTTCGGTGATGGAACTGCACGGCGGCACCGCACGCGTCGAGAGCGATGCGGCCGGCACGCGGTTCATCCTGACGTTCGTCAAGACGCCGACGGCGTAG
- a CDS encoding efflux transporter outer membrane subunit — MRFVRPLPFTRRVVALGVAAALAALSACSTLPPYSPPTVAVPAHYAGVPAAGIPASGVPASGVPASNAPTAQPGWNVAAPADAAPRGAWWTVFDDAGLNALEARVDVSNQTVKKAVADLQQARAMVDYQHAGFLPTVTAGVAQSRARLSQNRLGSSLAGKTTPDYQAGVAASWEPDLFGRVRDAVTGAQANADASAADLQAVKLSVTATLATDYFALRSLDTQKQLLDDTVHAYADALKLLKQQLAAGAIDASAVAQAETQLEATRTQDTDIDASRAQLQHAIATLVGESASTFALPPRVQAFDVPAIPAGVPSQLLERRPDIAAAERRVAAANAQIGEARAAFFPDLVLSASAGLESGFFAPWLTAPSLFWSLGSQLAGTLFDGGRRSASLRGAHAQYDSTVADYRQTVLVAFQQVEDQLSTLDALASEAGSQQRATDAADLSLRLTTNRFNAGAVSYLDVVTAQTIALTNRRLSDQIAARRMEAAVGLLTALGGGWHAGADTGADATAAAHTAATPSAS, encoded by the coding sequence ATGCGCTTCGTTCGTCCGCTTCCGTTCACCCGCCGCGTCGTCGCGCTCGGCGTCGCCGCCGCGTTGGCCGCGTTGTCCGCGTGCTCGACATTGCCGCCCTATTCGCCGCCCACCGTCGCGGTGCCCGCGCACTATGCGGGCGTCCCGGCGGCGGGCATACCGGCTTCGGGCGTACCGGCTTCGGGCGTACCGGCTTCGAACGCCCCCACCGCCCAACCGGGCTGGAACGTCGCGGCGCCGGCCGACGCCGCGCCACGCGGCGCGTGGTGGACCGTCTTCGACGATGCCGGCCTGAACGCGCTCGAAGCGCGGGTCGACGTGTCGAACCAGACCGTGAAAAAAGCCGTCGCCGATCTCCAGCAGGCGCGCGCGATGGTCGACTACCAGCATGCGGGGTTCCTGCCGACCGTCACGGCCGGCGTTGCGCAGAGCCGAGCACGCCTGTCGCAGAACAGGCTCGGCTCGTCGCTCGCCGGCAAGACGACGCCCGACTATCAGGCCGGCGTGGCCGCGAGCTGGGAACCCGACCTGTTCGGCCGCGTGCGCGACGCGGTGACGGGTGCGCAGGCGAACGCCGACGCGAGCGCGGCCGACCTGCAGGCCGTGAAGCTGTCGGTCACGGCCACGCTCGCGACCGACTATTTCGCGCTGCGCTCGCTCGATACGCAGAAGCAGTTGCTCGACGATACGGTGCATGCGTATGCGGATGCGCTGAAGCTGCTGAAACAGCAGCTCGCGGCCGGCGCGATCGACGCGTCGGCCGTCGCGCAGGCCGAGACGCAACTGGAAGCGACGCGCACGCAGGACACCGACATCGATGCGTCGCGTGCACAGCTCCAGCACGCGATCGCGACGCTGGTCGGCGAAAGCGCGTCGACGTTCGCGCTGCCGCCGCGCGTACAAGCGTTCGACGTGCCGGCGATCCCGGCCGGCGTGCCGTCGCAACTGCTCGAACGGCGGCCCGACATCGCGGCGGCCGAGCGCCGCGTCGCGGCCGCGAACGCGCAGATCGGCGAGGCCCGCGCCGCGTTCTTTCCCGATCTCGTGCTGTCGGCGAGCGCGGGGCTCGAAAGCGGGTTCTTCGCGCCGTGGCTCACCGCACCGAGCCTGTTCTGGTCGCTCGGCTCGCAGCTCGCCGGCACGCTGTTCGACGGCGGCCGCCGCAGCGCGTCGCTGCGCGGCGCGCATGCGCAATACGACAGTACGGTCGCCGATTACCGGCAAACCGTGCTGGTTGCGTTCCAGCAGGTCGAGGATCAGTTGTCCACGCTCGATGCGCTCGCGTCGGAGGCCGGCAGCCAGCAGCGCGCGACCGATGCGGCCGACCTGTCGCTGCGGCTGACGACCAACCGCTTCAACGCGGGTGCCGTCAGCTACCTCGACGTCGTGACCGCGCAGACGATCGCGCTGACGAACCGGCGCCTGTCGGACCAGATCGCCGCGCGCCGGATGGAGGCCGCGGTCGGGTTGCTGACCGCGCTGGGCGGCGGCTGGCATGCCGGTGCAGATACGGGTGCGGACGCAACCGCCGCCGCGCACACGGCCGCTACGCCGTCGGCGTCTTGA
- a CDS encoding efflux RND transporter periplasmic adaptor subunit — MNDSTEPLAPPPAAEADTAPSTARDAAPDTSPPRRGRKLAVPLVAIAAAAALLAAGIVPRVDARAAQRVQVAAQQALPVSVILPGAAPTDQTLTLPGAVMPYAEASIYARTSGYIAHWSADIGAHVKAGQTLAQITAPDLDAQLRQARADAATAQANYDYAKSTALRWQDMLKTQSVSQQDTDTKVADMNAKRAMLASAQANVAHLTELVSYESVAAPFDGVVTARNVDVGTLVTAGGTPGSPGLSGELFHLEQTGTLRVFVDVPQDSAAGVTTGTAVYLTTQQYPGRRFAARVARSAGAIDPVTRTLRVEIDVDNGDGALLPGAYAQAHLLVPSAAPAFELPVSALLFRPNGVTVATVAANGTTALKTVQIGRDFGTRVEIVSGLAASDRVIDNPGDSIAAGETVKIVSAAPAVKTGPAAGATAAPGAAASTPAAVAVPASMPAAASTHARG; from the coding sequence ATGAACGACTCGACCGAACCTCTCGCCCCGCCGCCGGCCGCCGAAGCGGACACGGCACCGTCAACCGCGCGCGACGCGGCGCCCGACACCTCGCCGCCCCGTCGCGGCCGCAAGCTGGCCGTCCCGCTCGTCGCGATCGCGGCGGCCGCCGCGCTGCTGGCCGCCGGCATCGTGCCGCGCGTCGACGCGCGCGCCGCGCAGCGCGTGCAGGTCGCCGCGCAGCAGGCGCTGCCGGTGTCGGTGATCCTGCCGGGCGCGGCACCCACCGACCAGACGCTGACGCTGCCGGGCGCGGTGATGCCGTACGCGGAGGCATCGATCTATGCGCGCACGAGCGGTTATATCGCGCACTGGAGCGCCGACATCGGCGCGCACGTGAAGGCCGGGCAGACGCTCGCGCAGATCACGGCGCCCGACCTCGACGCGCAGTTGCGGCAGGCGCGCGCCGACGCGGCGACCGCGCAGGCGAACTACGACTACGCGAAATCGACCGCGTTGCGCTGGCAGGACATGCTGAAGACGCAATCGGTATCGCAGCAGGACACCGACACGAAGGTCGCCGACATGAACGCGAAGCGCGCGATGCTGGCCTCCGCGCAGGCGAACGTCGCGCACCTGACCGAGCTGGTGTCGTACGAATCGGTCGCGGCGCCGTTCGACGGCGTGGTCACCGCGCGCAACGTCGACGTCGGCACGCTCGTCACCGCGGGCGGCACGCCGGGCAGCCCCGGCCTGTCCGGCGAGCTGTTCCATCTCGAACAGACCGGCACGCTGCGCGTGTTCGTCGACGTGCCGCAGGACAGCGCGGCAGGCGTGACGACCGGGACCGCCGTCTACCTGACCACGCAGCAGTATCCGGGGCGGCGCTTCGCCGCGCGCGTCGCGCGCAGTGCCGGCGCGATCGATCCGGTCACGCGCACGCTGCGCGTCGAGATCGACGTCGACAACGGCGACGGCGCGCTGCTGCCCGGCGCGTATGCGCAGGCGCACCTGCTCGTGCCGAGCGCGGCCCCGGCGTTCGAACTGCCGGTCAGCGCGCTGCTGTTCCGGCCGAACGGCGTGACGGTCGCGACCGTCGCCGCGAACGGCACCACCGCGCTGAAGACCGTGCAGATCGGCCGCGATTTCGGCACGCGCGTCGAGATCGTGTCGGGGCTCGCCGCGAGCGATCGCGTGATCGACAACCCGGGCGATTCGATTGCCGCGGGCGAGACCGTGAAGATCGTGTCGGCTGCGCCCGCGGTGAAAACGGGCCCGGCAGCCGGTGCGACGGCAGCGCCCGGCGCGGCTGCGTCGACGCCCGCCGCCGTCGCGGTGCCGGCTTCGATGCCGGCAGCAGCTTCCACGCACGCCCGAGGTTGA
- a CDS encoding efflux RND transporter permease subunit, translating into MWIVRLALRRPYTFVVLALLIFIAGPLALLRTPTDIFPNIDIPVVSIVWSYNGFSAEDMAKRITSNYERALTSDVDDIEHIESQSLNGVSVVKIFFHPGADINRAIAEAASNSASILRILPPGTLPPNIITYNASTVPILQLGLSSDTLAEQQLYDLGNSFIRTQLATVQGAAVPLPFGGKIRQIVVDLDTRALQAKGLAPIDVVNAINAQNLILPGGTAKIGTREYNVQMNGSTQTVAALNNLPVKTIGGSVVYVRDVAHVRDGYAPQTNIVRADGKRAALLTVEKTGSASTLTIIDQVKAMLPKIAAGLPKALHISALGDQSVFVKAAIQGVVREALIAACLTALMILLFLGSWRATLIIAVSIPLAVLTSLLALAALGQTINIMTLGGLALAVGILVDDATVAIENITHHLERGAPLEDAILTGAGEIAVPTFVSTLSICIVFVPMFLLTGVARYLFVPMAEAVIFAMVASYFFSRTLVPTLAMALMRAKGHGRPPRGVFARIARFQAAFEHRFEAVRLRYRALLSAAIAHRRRFAAAFLLACAASTALFAFAGQDFFPSIDTGEIRLHLRAPTGTRIEETARLTDEVEARIHDVIPANDIASVLDNIGVPVSGINLTYDSSDPIGTEDADVMITLKPDHAPTAAYVAKLRNLLAQSFPGVTFAFLPADIVSQILNFGLPAPIDIQIVGNKLDQNRAVANALLAKLRGVRGLVDARIQQPGDEPAINVNVDRTKAIQAGLEQRDVAQNLLIALSGSSQTTPNFWLDPRNGVSYPLLVQSPQYSVDSLQALANVPLPAGTARSPQTPAGGPAAGAPAQNLLGSLGSFSRATQQAVVSHYNVQPVLDIFASVQGRDLGGVTADVTQLVDAARAQLPPGSSIVLRGQVQAMHESFAGLLGGLALAIALVYLLMVVNFQSWLDPLAIVGGLPASLAGIAWMLFATRTTLSVPALTGTILCIGIATANSILVVNAARELIAGGTPPWQAALDAGFSRFRPVVMTALAMLIGMLPMALGLGDGGEQNAPLGRAVIGGLAFGTLSTLLFVPVVFGFIHAWLDRRRDAAAARRAQDTPALR; encoded by the coding sequence ATGTGGATCGTCCGGCTGGCGTTGCGCAGGCCCTATACGTTCGTCGTGCTCGCGCTGCTGATCTTCATCGCGGGACCGCTCGCGCTCCTGCGCACGCCGACCGACATCTTTCCGAACATCGACATCCCGGTCGTCAGCATCGTCTGGTCGTACAACGGCTTCTCCGCCGAGGACATGGCCAAGCGCATCACGTCGAACTACGAGCGCGCGCTCACGTCCGACGTCGACGACATCGAGCACATCGAATCGCAGTCGCTGAACGGCGTGTCGGTCGTGAAGATCTTCTTCCACCCCGGCGCGGACATCAATCGCGCGATCGCGGAAGCCGCGAGCAATTCCGCGTCGATCCTGCGGATCCTGCCGCCCGGCACGCTGCCGCCGAACATCATTACGTACAACGCATCGACGGTGCCGATCCTGCAGCTCGGGCTGTCGAGCGACACGCTCGCCGAGCAGCAGCTGTACGACCTCGGCAACAGCTTCATCCGCACGCAGCTCGCGACCGTGCAGGGCGCGGCCGTGCCGCTGCCGTTCGGCGGCAAGATCCGCCAGATCGTCGTCGATCTCGATACGCGCGCGCTGCAGGCGAAAGGGCTCGCGCCGATCGACGTCGTGAACGCGATCAACGCGCAGAACCTGATCCTGCCCGGCGGCACCGCGAAAATCGGCACGCGCGAGTACAACGTGCAGATGAACGGCAGCACGCAGACGGTCGCCGCGCTGAACAACCTGCCGGTGAAGACGATCGGCGGCAGCGTCGTGTATGTGCGCGACGTCGCGCACGTTCGCGACGGCTACGCGCCGCAGACCAACATCGTGCGCGCCGACGGCAAGCGCGCGGCGCTGCTGACCGTCGAGAAGACCGGCAGCGCGTCGACGCTGACGATCATCGACCAGGTCAAGGCGATGCTGCCGAAGATCGCGGCCGGCCTGCCGAAGGCGCTGCACATCTCGGCGCTCGGCGATCAGTCGGTGTTCGTGAAGGCGGCGATCCAGGGCGTCGTGCGCGAGGCGCTGATCGCCGCGTGCCTCACCGCGCTGATGATCCTGCTGTTCCTCGGCAGCTGGCGCGCGACGCTGATCATCGCGGTGTCGATTCCGCTCGCAGTGTTGACGTCGCTGCTCGCGCTCGCCGCGCTCGGCCAGACGATCAACATCATGACGCTCGGCGGGCTCGCGCTCGCGGTCGGAATTCTCGTCGACGATGCCACCGTCGCGATCGAGAACATCACGCACCACCTCGAACGCGGCGCGCCGCTCGAAGACGCGATCCTGACCGGCGCGGGCGAGATCGCGGTGCCGACCTTCGTGTCGACGCTGTCGATCTGCATCGTGTTCGTGCCGATGTTCCTGCTGACGGGCGTCGCGCGCTACCTGTTCGTGCCGATGGCCGAGGCGGTGATCTTCGCGATGGTCGCGTCGTATTTCTTCTCGCGCACGCTGGTGCCGACGCTCGCGATGGCGCTGATGCGCGCGAAGGGGCACGGCCGGCCGCCGCGCGGCGTGTTTGCTCGGATCGCACGCTTCCAGGCCGCGTTCGAGCATCGTTTCGAGGCCGTGCGGCTGCGCTATCGCGCGCTGCTGTCGGCGGCGATCGCGCACCGCCGCCGTTTCGCCGCGGCCTTCCTGCTCGCGTGCGCCGCATCGACCGCGCTGTTCGCGTTCGCCGGCCAGGATTTCTTCCCGTCGATCGACACCGGCGAGATCCGCCTGCACCTGCGCGCGCCGACCGGCACGCGGATCGAGGAAACCGCGCGCCTGACCGACGAAGTGGAAGCGCGCATCCACGACGTGATTCCCGCGAACGACATCGCGAGCGTGCTCGACAACATCGGCGTGCCGGTCAGCGGGATCAACCTCACGTACGACTCGTCCGACCCGATCGGCACCGAGGATGCCGACGTGATGATCACGCTGAAGCCGGACCATGCGCCGACCGCCGCGTACGTCGCGAAGCTGCGCAACCTGCTCGCGCAGTCGTTCCCCGGCGTGACGTTCGCGTTCCTGCCGGCCGACATCGTCAGCCAGATCCTCAACTTCGGGCTGCCCGCGCCGATCGACATCCAGATCGTCGGCAACAAGCTCGACCAGAACCGCGCGGTCGCGAACGCGCTGCTCGCGAAGCTGCGCGGCGTGCGCGGCCTCGTCGACGCGCGCATCCAGCAGCCCGGCGACGAGCCGGCGATCAACGTGAACGTGGACCGCACCAAGGCGATCCAGGCCGGCCTCGAACAGCGCGACGTCGCGCAGAACCTGCTGATCGCGCTGTCCGGCAGCTCGCAGACGACGCCGAACTTCTGGCTCGACCCGCGCAACGGCGTCAGCTATCCGCTGCTGGTGCAGTCGCCGCAGTATTCGGTCGATTCGCTGCAGGCGCTCGCGAACGTGCCGCTGCCGGCAGGCACCGCGCGTTCGCCGCAGACGCCGGCCGGCGGCCCGGCGGCCGGCGCGCCCGCGCAGAACCTGCTCGGCTCGCTCGGCAGCTTCTCGCGCGCGACGCAGCAGGCGGTCGTGTCGCACTACAACGTGCAGCCGGTACTCGACATCTTCGCGTCGGTGCAGGGGCGCGATCTCGGCGGCGTCACGGCCGACGTGACCCAGCTCGTCGACGCCGCACGTGCGCAATTGCCGCCCGGTTCGTCGATCGTGCTGCGCGGCCAGGTGCAGGCGATGCACGAATCGTTTGCCGGGCTGCTCGGCGGCCTCGCGCTCGCGATCGCGCTCGTCTACCTGCTGATGGTCGTCAACTTCCAGTCGTGGCTCGACCCGCTCGCGATCGTCGGCGGCCTGCCCGCGTCGCTCGCCGGCATCGCATGGATGCTGTTCGCCACGCGCACGACGCTGTCGGTGCCCGCGCTGACCGGCACGATCCTGTGCATCGGCATCGCGACCGCGAACAGCATCCTGGTCGTCAACGCGGCGCGCGAGCTGATCGCGGGCGGCACGCCGCCGTGGCAGGCCGCGCTCGACGCGGGCTTCAGCCGCTTCCGCCCGGTCGTGATGACCGCGCTCGCGATGCTGATCGGCATGCTGCCGATGGCGCTCGGCCTCGGCGACGGCGGCGAACAGAACGCGCCGCTCGGCCGCGCGGTGATCGGCGGGCTGGCGTTCGGCACGCTGTCGACGCTGCTGTTCGTACCCGTCGTGTTCGGCTTCATCCACGCATGGCTCGACCGGCGCCGCGACGCGGCCGCCGCGCGCCGCGCGCAGGACACGCCGGCGTTGCGCTGA
- a CDS encoding DUF4148 domain-containing protein, which yields MNRRLIAAAALLALAIGTPVAAFAQTSSGPTRADVIADLVQAQRDGTVPTSNWDYPPSTRTIARNRELYAIAHGEQGTATASASVPAVSVQ from the coding sequence ATGAATCGCAGACTGATCGCAGCCGCCGCGCTGCTCGCACTCGCAATCGGCACGCCGGTCGCCGCTTTCGCGCAGACTTCGTCGGGCCCGACCCGCGCCGACGTGATCGCCGATCTGGTGCAGGCGCAGCGCGACGGCACCGTGCCCACGTCGAACTGGGACTATCCGCCGAGCACGCGGACGATCGCGCGCAATCGCGAGCTGTATGCGATCGCGCACGGCGAGCAGGGCACCGCGACCGCGTCGGCGTCCGTGCCGGCCGTCAGCGTGCAGTGA
- a CDS encoding ABC transporter substrate-binding protein, which produces MTFIRKLAAGAIVAAATVLAPGAFAQQKPITLGFSQVGAESAWRTANTVSVKGAAKDAGINLKFSDAQQKQENQIRAIRSFIAQKVDVIAFSPVVESGWEPVLTEAKAAHIPVILTDRAVDVKDPSLYVTMIGSDFLEEGRRAGHWMEERYKNDAGPINIVELQGTVGSAPANDRRAGLLEVIKSNPKFKVIASQSGDFTLAGGKQVMEAFAKTYGKQINVVYAHNDDMALGAIQAMEEAGIKPGKDVAVVSFDATKGGFQAMIAGKINVDVECSPLLGPQLMNAVKDVVAGKPLPKRIVTNETVFPMSVAAQVLPTRKY; this is translated from the coding sequence ATGACATTCATCAGGAAGCTGGCGGCCGGTGCGATCGTCGCCGCGGCGACGGTACTCGCGCCCGGCGCATTCGCGCAGCAAAAGCCGATCACGCTCGGGTTCTCGCAGGTCGGCGCGGAAAGCGCGTGGCGCACCGCGAACACCGTGTCGGTGAAGGGCGCGGCGAAGGACGCCGGCATCAACCTGAAATTCTCGGACGCGCAGCAGAAGCAGGAGAACCAGATCCGCGCGATCCGCTCGTTCATCGCGCAGAAGGTCGACGTGATCGCGTTCTCGCCGGTCGTCGAATCGGGCTGGGAGCCGGTGCTGACCGAGGCGAAGGCCGCGCACATCCCGGTGATCCTGACCGACCGCGCGGTCGACGTGAAGGATCCGTCGCTGTACGTGACGATGATCGGCTCGGACTTCCTCGAGGAAGGGCGGCGCGCGGGCCACTGGATGGAAGAGCGCTACAAGAACGACGCGGGCCCGATCAACATCGTCGAGCTGCAGGGCACGGTCGGCTCGGCGCCGGCCAACGATCGCCGCGCCGGGCTGCTCGAAGTGATCAAAAGCAATCCGAAGTTCAAGGTGATCGCATCGCAGAGCGGCGACTTCACGCTCGCCGGCGGCAAGCAGGTGATGGAAGCGTTCGCGAAGACCTACGGCAAGCAGATCAACGTCGTCTACGCGCACAACGACGACATGGCGCTCGGCGCGATCCAGGCGATGGAAGAGGCCGGGATCAAGCCCGGCAAGGACGTGGCCGTCGTGTCGTTCGATGCGACGAAGGGCGGCTTCCAGGCGATGATCGCCGGCAAGATCAACGTCGACGTCGAATGCAGCCCGCTGCTCGGCCCGCAGCTGATGAACGCGGTGAAGGACGTCGTCGCCGGCAAGCCGCTGCCCAAGCGCATCGTGACGAACGAGACGGTGTTCCCGATGAGCGTCGCGGCGCAGGTGCTGCCGACCCGCAAATACTGA